In Fusobacterium canifelinum, a genomic segment contains:
- the mnmA gene encoding tRNA 2-thiouridine(34) synthase MnmA — MKKVVIGMSGGVDSSVSAYLLKEQGCEVIGVTLNQHLEENSKDIEDAKKVCDKLGIIHEVVNIRKDFENIVIKYFLDGYSSGKTPSPCVICDDEIKFKILFDIANKYKAKYVATGHYTSVEYSEVFSKYLLKSVHSIIKDQSYMLYRLSPDKLERIIFPLKPYSKQEIREIALKIGLEVHDKKDSQGVCFAKESYKKFLKENLKDEIVKGNYVDKDGNILGQHEGYQLYTIGQRRGLGINLSKPVFITEINPQTNEIVLGEFSELFTDKVELINYKFSIEYEKLENLELLARPRFSSTGFYGKLIKDKDKIYFKYNEENAHNAKGQHMVFFYDGFVVGGGEIK, encoded by the coding sequence ATGAAAAAAGTTGTAATTGGTATGAGTGGTGGAGTTGATTCATCTGTTTCAGCTTATCTTTTAAAAGAGCAAGGTTGTGAAGTTATTGGAGTAACTTTAAATCAACATTTAGAAGAAAATTCAAAAGATATTGAGGATGCCAAAAAAGTTTGTGATAAATTAGGAATAATTCATGAAGTTGTGAATATTAGAAAAGATTTTGAAAATATAGTTATAAAATATTTTTTAGATGGATATAGCTCAGGTAAAACTCCTTCTCCCTGTGTTATTTGTGATGATGAAATAAAATTTAAAATTCTATTTGATATTGCTAATAAATATAAGGCAAAATATGTAGCAACAGGGCATTATACTTCTGTTGAGTATTCAGAAGTGTTTTCTAAATACTTATTAAAATCTGTTCACTCTATAATAAAAGACCAATCCTATATGCTATATAGACTTTCTCCTGATAAATTGGAAAGAATAATTTTCCCTTTAAAGCCTTATTCAAAACAAGAAATTAGAGAGATAGCCTTAAAAATTGGTTTAGAAGTTCATGATAAAAAAGATAGCCAAGGTGTATGCTTTGCAAAAGAAAGCTATAAAAAATTTTTAAAAGAAAATTTAAAGGATGAAATAGTAAAAGGAAACTATGTTGATAAAGATGGAAATATTTTAGGACAACATGAGGGCTATCAACTATATACAATAGGACAAAGAAGAGGTTTGGGAATAAATTTATCTAAACCAGTCTTTATAACAGAAATAAATCCTCAAACTAATGAAATAGTTTTAGGAGAGTTTTCAGAACTTTTTACTGATAAAGTCGAATTAATAAACTATAAATTTTCTATTGAATATGAAAAATTAGAAAATTTAGAACTATTAGCAAGACCTAGATTTTCAAGTACAGGCTTCTATGGAAAATTAATTAAAGATAAGGATAAAATTTATTTTAAATATAATGAAGAAAATGCACATAATGCAAAAGGGCAACATATGGTATTTTTCTATGATGGCTTTGTTGTAGGAGGAGGAGAAATAAAATGA
- a CDS encoding ArsB/NhaD family transporter, which translates to MLLILGILIFIVVFYCIITEKVPSAYATMLGALTMAFLGIVNEEEILETIHSRLEILLLLIGMMIIVSLISETGVFQWFAIKVVKIVRGDPLKLLILLSIVTATCSAFLDNVTTILLMAPVSILLAKQLKLDPFPFVMTEVLSSDIGGMATLIGDPTQLIIGSEGKLNFNEFLFNTAPMTVIALVILLTIVYFTNIRKMEVPNALRAQIMELESDRILTDKKLLKQSMIILSAVIIGFVLNNFVNKGLSVISLSGGIFLAFLTEREPKKIFGGVEWDTLFFFIGLFIMIKGIENLGVIEFIGDKIIEMSTGNFKVASISIMWLSSIFTSIFGNVANAATFAKIIKTVIPDFQNIADTKVFWWALSYGSCLGGSITMIGSATNVVAVSASAKAGCKIDFMKFFKFGSKIAILNLVAATVYMYLRYL; encoded by the coding sequence ATGTTGTTAATTTTAGGAATACTTATTTTTATTGTAGTTTTTTACTGCATAATTACAGAAAAAGTTCCTTCTGCCTATGCAACTATGCTTGGAGCATTGACAATGGCTTTTTTAGGAATAGTAAATGAAGAAGAAATTTTAGAAACAATACATAGTAGATTAGAAATATTGCTTTTATTAATTGGAATGATGATAATAGTATCTTTAATATCAGAAACAGGAGTATTCCAATGGTTTGCAATTAAAGTTGTAAAAATAGTAAGAGGAGACCCCTTAAAATTACTGATATTACTTTCAATTGTAACAGCAACTTGTTCAGCATTTTTAGATAATGTTACAACAATTTTATTGATGGCTCCAGTATCAATATTATTGGCAAAACAGTTAAAATTAGATCCTTTTCCTTTTGTTATGACAGAAGTTTTATCATCAGATATAGGAGGAATGGCAACTTTAATAGGTGACCCAACTCAACTTATTATAGGAAGTGAAGGAAAACTAAATTTTAATGAATTTTTATTTAATACTGCACCAATGACTGTAATAGCATTAGTAATACTACTAACTATTGTGTATTTTACAAATATAAGGAAAATGGAAGTTCCAAATGCATTGAGAGCACAGATTATGGAATTGGAATCAGACAGAATATTAACAGATAAGAAGTTATTAAAACAATCTATGATAATTCTCTCTGCTGTGATAATAGGTTTTGTTTTGAATAATTTTGTTAATAAAGGACTATCAGTAATCTCTTTAAGTGGTGGAATATTTTTAGCATTTTTAACAGAAAGAGAGCCTAAAAAGATTTTTGGTGGAGTGGAATGGGATACTCTATTCTTCTTTATTGGACTTTTTATTATGATTAAAGGGATTGAAAATTTAGGAGTAATTGAATTTATCGGAGATAAAATAATTGAAATGTCAACAGGGAATTTTAAAGTAGCTTCAATCTCGATAATGTGGTTATCTTCAATATTTACCTCTATATTTGGAAATGTTGCTAATGCTGCAACTTTTGCAAAAATTATTAAAACAGTTATTCCAGATTTCCAAAATATAGCAGATACAAAAGTATTTTGGTGGGCTTTATCTTATGGTTCTTGTTTAGGAGGAAGTATCACAATGATAGGTTCAGCAACAAATGTAGTGGCAGTATCGGCTTCTGCAAAAGCAGGATGTAAAATTGATTTTATGAAATTCTTTAAATTTGGAAGTAAGATAGCAATTTTAAATCTAGTAGCTGCAACTGTATATATGTATTTAAGATATTTATAA
- the obgE gene encoding GTPase ObgE: MFIDEVIITVKAGNGGDGSAAFRREKFVQFGGPDGGDGGKGGDVVFVADSNINTLIDFKFKKLFKAQNGENGQKKQMYGKKGEDLIIKVPVGTQVRDFTTGKLILDMSANGEQRVLLKGGKGGYGNVHFKNSIRKAPKIAEKGGEGAEIKVKLELKLLADVALVGYPSVGKSSFINKVSAANSKVGSYHFTTLEPKLGVVRLEEGKSFVIADIPGLIEGAHEGVGLGDKFLKHIERCKMIYHIVDAAEIEGRDCIEDFEKINHELKKFSEKLAGKKQIVIANKMDLIWDMEKFEKFKSYLAEKGIEIYPVSVLLNEGLKEILYKTYDMLSHIEREPLEEETDITKLLKELKIEKEDFEITRDEEDAIVVGGRIVDDVLAKYVIGMDDESLVTFLHMMRNLGMEEALQEFGVQDGDTVKIADVEFEYFE, from the coding sequence ATGTTTATAGATGAAGTTATAATAACAGTTAAAGCTGGGAATGGTGGAGATGGTTCTGCTGCTTTCAGAAGAGAAAAGTTTGTCCAATTTGGAGGACCAGATGGCGGAGATGGTGGAAAAGGTGGAGATGTAGTTTTTGTTGCTGATTCCAATATCAATACTCTTATTGACTTTAAATTTAAAAAATTATTTAAAGCTCAAAATGGAGAAAATGGTCAAAAGAAACAAATGTATGGAAAAAAAGGGGAAGATTTAATAATTAAAGTTCCAGTTGGAACACAAGTTAGAGATTTTACAACTGGGAAATTAATTCTTGATATGAGTGCAAATGGAGAGCAAAGAGTTTTATTAAAAGGTGGAAAAGGTGGTTATGGAAATGTCCACTTTAAAAACTCTATAAGAAAAGCTCCAAAGATAGCAGAAAAAGGTGGAGAAGGAGCAGAAATAAAAGTTAAATTAGAATTGAAACTTTTAGCTGATGTGGCTCTTGTTGGTTATCCATCAGTTGGAAAATCAAGCTTTATAAATAAGGTTTCTGCTGCAAATTCTAAGGTAGGAAGTTATCATTTCACAACTCTTGAACCAAAACTTGGAGTTGTAAGATTGGAAGAAGGAAAATCTTTTGTTATAGCGGATATACCTGGACTTATTGAAGGAGCACATGAAGGAGTTGGACTAGGAGATAAATTTTTAAAACATATTGAAAGATGTAAAATGATTTATCATATAGTTGATGCTGCTGAAATTGAAGGTAGAGATTGTATTGAAGATTTTGAAAAAATTAATCATGAGTTAAAGAAATTTAGTGAAAAATTAGCTGGTAAAAAACAAATAGTTATAGCTAACAAAATGGACTTAATTTGGGATATGGAAAAATTTGAAAAATTTAAAAGCTATTTAGCAGAAAAAGGGATTGAAATTTATCCTGTATCTGTGCTTTTAAATGAAGGTTTAAAAGAAATTTTATATAAAACTTATGATATGTTATCTCACATTGAAAGAGAACCTTTAGAAGAAGAAACAGATATTACAAAATTATTAAAAGAATTAAAAATAGAAAAAGAAGATTTTGAAATCACAAGAGATGAAGAAGATGCAATAGTTGTTGGTGGAAGAATAGTAGATGATGTTTTAGCAAAATATGTAATAGGAATGGACGATGAATCATTAGTAACTTTCTTACATATGATGAGAAACTTAGGAATGGAGGAAGCTCTACAAGAATTTGGTGTACAAGATGGAGATACAGTTAAAATAGCAGATGTAGAGTTTGAATATTTTGAATAA
- a CDS encoding ArsB/NhaD family transporter produces MLYIGILIFIVVFYCIITEKIPSSWATMAGGLLMTLIGITSQEQVLETIYTRLEILFLLVGMMMIVLLISETGVFQWFAIKVAQLVRGEPFKLIILLSIVTAVCSAFLDNVTTILLMAPVSILLAKQLKLNPFPFVITEVMSANIGGLATLIGDPTQLIIGAEGKLTFNEFLFNTAPVAILSMISLLATVYFMYAKDMKVSNELKAKIMELDSSRSLKDIKLLKQSIVIFSLVIIGFILNNFVDKGLAMIALSGAVCLSLLAKKNPKEMFEGVEWETLFFFIGLFMMIKGIENLDIIKFIGDKMIHVTEGHFGGAVFSTMWISAAFTSVIGNVANAATFSKIINIMTPTFSGETGIKALWWALSFGSCLGGNLSILGSATNVVAVGAADKAGCKINFVQFLKFGGIIAIENLIIASIYIYFRYL; encoded by the coding sequence ATGTTATATATTGGAATTTTGATATTTATAGTGGTATTTTACTGTATAATTACCGAGAAAATACCAAGTTCTTGGGCAACAATGGCTGGTGGTTTGTTAATGACTTTAATAGGAATAACAAGCCAAGAACAAGTCCTTGAAACGATATATACAAGATTAGAAATTTTATTTCTACTTGTTGGAATGATGATGATAGTTCTTCTTATTTCTGAAACAGGAGTGTTCCAATGGTTTGCAATTAAGGTTGCTCAATTGGTAAGAGGAGAACCATTTAAGTTGATAATTTTATTATCAATAGTAACAGCTGTATGCTCTGCATTTTTAGATAATGTTACAACAATTTTGCTAATGGCACCAGTATCTATATTATTGGCTAAGCAATTGAAGCTAAATCCTTTTCCTTTTGTAATAACAGAAGTTATGTCAGCAAATATTGGTGGACTTGCAACATTGATAGGTGACCCAACTCAACTTATTATAGGGGCAGAAGGAAAATTAACTTTTAATGAATTTTTATTTAATACAGCACCAGTTGCAATACTTTCAATGATTTCTCTTTTAGCAACAGTTTATTTTATGTATGCAAAAGATATGAAGGTATCAAATGAATTAAAAGCTAAAATTATGGAATTGGATTCTAGCAGATCATTAAAAGATATAAAACTTTTAAAACAATCAATAGTTATATTTTCTTTGGTTATAATTGGTTTTATTTTAAATAACTTTGTGGATAAAGGACTTGCTATGATTGCATTATCAGGGGCAGTATGTCTATCGCTTCTAGCAAAGAAAAATCCTAAGGAAATGTTTGAGGGAGTTGAATGGGAAACTCTATTCTTTTTTATAGGATTATTTATGATGATAAAGGGAATAGAAAATCTTGATATTATTAAATTTATTGGGGATAAAATGATACATGTAACAGAAGGTCATTTTGGAGGGGCAGTATTCTCAACAATGTGGATATCAGCAGCTTTTACTTCAGTAATAGGAAATGTTGCCAATGCAGCTACATTCTCAAAAATTATTAATATTATGACTCCAACTTTTTCAGGAGAGACAGGAATAAAAGCACTTTGGTGGGCTTTATCTTTTGGTTCTTGTTTAGGGGGAAATTTAAGTATACTTGGTTCTGCAACAAATGTTGTGGCAGTAGGAGCTGCAGATAAAGCAGGATGTAAAATTAATTTTGTTCAATTTTTAAAATTTGGTGGAATTATTGCCATAGAAAATTTAATTATAGCTTCAATATATATTTATTTCAGATATTTATAG
- the miaA gene encoding tRNA (adenosine(37)-N6)-dimethylallyltransferase MiaA — translation MNILNKAIVIAGPTGVGKTKISIDLARELNAEIISSDSAQVYRGLNIGTAKITEEEMQGVKHHLIDIVEPVSKYSVGNFEKDVNKILNQNPEKNFLLVGGTGLYLNSVTNGLSILPEADKKTRDYLSTLDNQALLELAIKYDEEATKEIHPNNRVRLERVVEVFLLTGQKFSELSKKNIKNNNFKFLKIALERDRENLYDRINKRVDIMFAQGLVDEVENLYEIYGEKLYKLNIIGYNEVIDYINGIISLDEANYRIKLNSRHYAKRQFTWFKADKEYQWFNLDRISEQEIVKSIYTLFNIKA, via the coding sequence TTGAATATTTTGAATAAGGCCATTGTTATAGCAGGTCCTACTGGTGTTGGAAAAACTAAAATTTCAATAGATTTAGCTAGAGAATTAAATGCAGAAATTATATCTTCTGATTCTGCACAAGTTTATAGAGGTTTAAATATAGGAACTGCTAAAATAACAGAAGAAGAAATGCAAGGAGTAAAACATCATTTAATAGATATTGTTGAACCAGTATCAAAATATAGTGTTGGAAATTTTGAAAAAGATGTAAATAAAATATTGAATCAAAATCCTGAAAAAAATTTTTTATTGGTTGGTGGAACAGGTTTGTATTTAAATTCTGTAACCAATGGGCTATCTATTTTACCAGAAGCAGATAAAAAAACTAGAGACTATTTATCAACTTTGGATAATCAAGCTCTACTTGAATTGGCTATAAAATATGATGAAGAAGCCACAAAAGAAATTCATCCTAATAATAGAGTTAGACTTGAAAGAGTGGTTGAAGTTTTTTTGTTGACTGGACAAAAATTCTCAGAACTTTCTAAAAAAAATATTAAAAATAATAATTTTAAATTTTTAAAAATTGCCTTGGAAAGAGATAGAGAAAATCTATATGATAGAATAAATAAAAGAGTGGATATAATGTTTGCTCAAGGTTTAGTAGATGAAGTAGAAAATTTATATGAAATCTATGGTGAAAAATTATATAAATTAAATATAATTGGTTATAACGAAGTTATAGACTATATAAATGGTATAATTAGCTTAGATGAAGCAAATTATAGAATCAAATTAAATTCAAGACATTATGCTAAAAGACAATTTACTTGGTTCAAGGCTGATAAAGAATATCAATGGTTTAATCTTGATAGAATTTCAGAACAAGAAATTGTAAAAAGTATATACACATTGTTTAATATCAAGGCTTGA
- a CDS encoding biotin--[acetyl-CoA-carboxylase] ligase → MKFLKFDEIDSTNNYMKENIPSFENYDIVSAKIQTSGRGRRGNVWLSPEGMALFSFLLKPEKTLSIIEATKLPLLAGISTLVALKKIKDGAYSFKWTNDVFLNSKKLCGILIERVKDDFVVGIGINVANKIPEDIKNIAISMESDYDIDKLILKVVEEFSLYYKRFSEGKWQEIIEEINSYNFLKNKKIRVHIGDKVFQGIARNIVEDGRIEIEMDGEIKLFSVGEIKIEKDYY, encoded by the coding sequence ATGAAATTTTTAAAATTTGATGAGATAGATTCAACCAATAACTATATGAAGGAAAATATACCTTCTTTTGAAAATTATGATATAGTATCAGCAAAAATACAAACTTCTGGTAGAGGCAGAAGGGGTAATGTTTGGCTATCACCAGAGGGAATGGCACTTTTTAGTTTTTTATTAAAACCTGAAAAAACTTTATCAATAATTGAGGCAACAAAACTACCTTTGTTAGCAGGAATTTCAACTTTAGTTGCTTTAAAGAAAATAAAAGATGGAGCTTATTCTTTTAAATGGACTAATGATGTCTTTTTAAATTCTAAAAAGTTATGTGGAATTTTAATAGAGAGAGTAAAAGATGATTTTGTAGTTGGTATAGGAATAAATGTAGCAAATAAAATACCTGAAGATATTAAAAATATAGCTATTTCAATGGAAAGTGATTATGATATTGACAAATTAATATTAAAAGTTGTTGAGGAATTTTCATTGTATTATAAAAGATTTTCAGAAGGAAAATGGCAAGAAATTATAGAAGAAATTAATAGTTATAATTTTTTAAAAAATAAAAAAATAAGAGTACATATTGGAGATAAAGTTTTTCAAGGAATAGCAAGAAATATAGTTGAAGATGGAAGAATTGAAATAGAGATGGATGGAGAAATAAAATTATTTAGTGTTGGGGAAATAAAAATAGAAAAGGACTATTACTAA
- a CDS encoding PTS sugar transporter subunit IIA translates to MKFSSYLNPDYIFPCLEVESKEEVIRTIVNKVAEDNKMVSEQKDEIIKNILKREEEISTCIGSGIFLPHTRMIDFSDFIIAVATVKNKLEAEIGGTNQTDDIKVVFLIISDVLKNKNLLKAMSAISKIALKNPEIIEKIKTATHEKQILELLSANDIEIEHKIIAEDVLSPEIKPARENDTLEEIAKRLILEQKSALPVLTEDGILLGEITERELIGFGMPEHLALMSDLNFLTVGEPFEEYLLNESTMTIKDIYRKDIKHLIIDKETPIMEICFKMVYKGMHRLYVVNPKNNKYLGIINRSDIIKKVLHI, encoded by the coding sequence ATGAAATTTTCAAGTTATTTAAATCCAGATTATATATTTCCATGCTTAGAGGTAGAATCTAAAGAAGAAGTAATTAGAACAATTGTTAATAAAGTTGCAGAAGATAATAAGATGGTTTCTGAGCAAAAAGATGAAATTATCAAAAATATTTTAAAGAGAGAAGAAGAAATTTCAACTTGTATAGGAAGTGGAATTTTCTTACCACATACAAGAATGATAGATTTTTCAGATTTTATTATAGCAGTTGCTACTGTTAAAAATAAATTAGAAGCTGAAATTGGTGGAACAAATCAAACTGATGATATAAAAGTTGTATTTTTAATAATTTCAGATGTATTAAAAAATAAAAATCTATTAAAAGCTATGAGTGCAATTTCAAAAATAGCTTTAAAAAACCCTGAAATTATAGAAAAAATTAAAACAGCAACTCATGAAAAGCAAATACTTGAATTATTGTCTGCTAATGATATAGAGATAGAACATAAAATTATAGCAGAAGATGTTTTAAGCCCAGAAATAAAACCAGCAAGAGAAAATGATACTTTAGAAGAAATAGCTAAAAGATTGATATTAGAACAAAAATCAGCACTACCTGTTTTAACAGAAGATGGTATCCTTTTAGGAGAAATAACAGAAAGAGAATTGATAGGTTTTGGTATGCCAGAACATCTAGCTCTTATGAGTGATTTAAACTTCTTAACAGTAGGAGAACCTTTTGAAGAATACTTACTTAATGAAAGCACAATGACAATAAAGGATATTTATAGAAAAGATATAAAACATTTAATAATAGATAAAGAAACTCCTATAATGGAAATTTGTTTTAAGATGGTATATAAAGGAATGCATAGATTGTATGTCGTAAATCCAAAGAATAATAAATATCTTGGAATTATAAATAGGTCAGATATTATTAAGAAAGTGTTGCATATATAA
- a CDS encoding DNA adenine methylase, with protein MKNLKLFLDVEDKKSKLVYSPFNYTGGKYKLLEQLQKLFTEEDIFLDIFAGGANVGINSKSPKIIFNDVNAKIISLIEYIKNIDIEELLKKIDDIIVKYGLSNTMLYGYKYYSCNSSEGLANYNKEAFLKLRKDYNKKLNDGMEDYNLLYVLIVFSFNNQVRFNSKGEFNLPVGKRDFNSKMRNKLILFSKKLKEKDIEFYSKDFREIDINKISKNTFIYCDPPYLITTAGYNENGMWTDKDEKDLLNFLKELDKKGLKFALSNVLESKNKENKILKDWILENNFYCNYLKKNYSNSNYQRKAKDSISVEVLVTNYNTDEM; from the coding sequence ATGAAAAATTTAAAATTATTTTTAGATGTTGAAGATAAAAAAAGTAAATTAGTATATTCTCCATTTAATTATACTGGTGGAAAATATAAATTATTAGAACAGCTTCAAAAATTATTTACGGAAGAAGATATTTTTTTAGATATTTTTGCAGGTGGAGCAAATGTTGGAATTAACTCAAAGTCTCCAAAAATAATTTTTAATGATGTAAATGCTAAGATAATTTCTTTAATAGAGTATATCAAAAATATAGATATAGAAGAATTATTGAAAAAAATAGATGATATTATAGTTAAATATGGCTTATCAAATACGATGCTTTATGGCTATAAGTATTATTCTTGCAATAGTAGTGAAGGATTAGCAAATTACAATAAAGAAGCCTTTTTAAAATTGAGAAAAGATTATAATAAGAAACTAAATGATGGAATGGAAGATTACAATCTTTTATATGTTTTAATTGTTTTTTCATTTAACAATCAAGTTCGTTTCAATAGTAAGGGAGAATTTAATTTACCAGTTGGAAAAAGAGATTTTAATTCAAAAATGAGAAATAAGTTAATTTTATTTTCAAAAAAGTTAAAAGAAAAAGATATTGAATTTTATTCAAAAGATTTTAGGGAGATTGATATAAATAAAATTTCAAAAAATACTTTTATTTATTGTGATCCACCTTACTTAATTACTACTGCTGGGTATAATGAAAATGGAATGTGGACTGATAAAGATGAAAAAGATTTACTTAATTTTTTAAAAGAGTTAGATAAAAAAGGTTTAAAATTTGCTTTATCAAATGTTTTAGAAAGCAAAAACAAGGAAAATAAAATTTTAAAAGATTGGATTTTAGAAAATAATTTTTATTGTAATTATTTAAAAAAGAATTATTCAAATAGTAATTATCAAAGGAAAGCAAAGGACAGTATTTCAGTTGAAGTTTTGGTAACTAATTATAATACTGATGAGATGTAA